One region of Clostridiales bacterium genomic DNA includes:
- a CDS encoding carbon monoxide dehydrogenase has product MKDMELYDSFIRETTDLLGAPTQKWAYKERDAWKDNGESELVLLRDAAYELGGGANDAVNFTCVTSDSSLVPADEVLLYGPDMKEIKGDVPFARLVILGVKDIDVENKDATYTAIRNIEFVKYHVFPDGYMMRVSPESSREQIRVSKKAIKKGISFYKVGCDFIRQYKKNPNITNVRVIFITKNVDFKTLHDTAKKIDDVTKTMNTILEGMPEDLDCASCSFKPVCDEVEGLKELHFGKAGKKAPKA; this is encoded by the coding sequence ATGAAGGATATGGAACTGTACGACAGCTTTATTCGCGAAACGACCGACCTGCTCGGCGCGCCGACGCAGAAGTGGGCCTATAAAGAGCGCGATGCGTGGAAAGATAACGGCGAGAGCGAGCTCGTGCTCCTGCGCGACGCTGCGTATGAGCTCGGCGGCGGCGCGAACGACGCCGTGAACTTCACCTGCGTCACGTCCGACAGCAGTCTCGTCCCGGCGGACGAGGTGCTGCTCTACGGCCCGGATATGAAGGAAATCAAGGGCGACGTGCCATTTGCCCGCCTCGTGATACTCGGCGTCAAGGACATCGACGTCGAGAACAAAGACGCGACTTACACCGCCATCCGCAACATCGAGTTCGTGAAGTACCATGTCTTCCCGGACGGATACATGATGCGCGTCTCGCCCGAGAGCAGCCGCGAGCAGATCCGCGTGAGCAAGAAGGCCATCAAGAAGGGCATCTCGTTTTACAAGGTCGGCTGCGACTTTATCCGGCAGTATAAGAAAAACCCGAACATCACGAATGTGCGCGTGATCTTCATCACGAAGAACGTCGACTTCAAGACCCTGCACGACACAGCCAAGAAGATCGACGACGTGACCAAGACCATGAACACCATCCTCGAGGGCATGCCCGAGGATCTCGACTGCGCGAGCTGCAGCTTCAAGCCCGTGTGCGACGAGGTCGAGGGCCTCAAGGAGCTGCACTTCGGCAAGGCCGGCAAGAAAGCGCCGAAGGCGTAA
- a CDS encoding DUF1643 domain-containing protein, translating into MHIPKGASQTCALLTFDDALHYTRHDDYDAARWLYVPPYYTEYRYILGTRGENPLICIGINPSTAQPGDLDNTLKSVERIALGNGYDSFTMFNVYPQRATDPNAMDTTFNRALHEQNMAAFRYVLGQYAPGNRPAVWAAWGTLIEKRPYLFDALEEMLAIGEEFHAQWLTFGPRSKAGHPHHPLYLRRDSVPEPFDVRAYCAVQRARLK; encoded by the coding sequence ATGCACATTCCCAAGGGCGCGAGCCAGACGTGCGCGCTGCTGACCTTTGACGACGCGCTGCACTATACCCGGCACGACGACTATGACGCCGCGCGCTGGCTGTACGTGCCGCCGTACTACACCGAATACCGTTACATCCTCGGCACGCGGGGCGAAAACCCGCTCATCTGCATCGGCATCAACCCGTCGACCGCGCAGCCGGGCGATCTCGACAACACGCTCAAGAGCGTCGAGCGCATCGCCCTCGGCAACGGGTATGACAGCTTCACGATGTTCAACGTTTACCCCCAGCGTGCGACCGACCCGAACGCCATGGACACGACCTTCAACCGCGCGCTGCACGAGCAGAACATGGCAGCCTTCCGCTACGTGCTCGGGCAGTACGCGCCCGGCAACCGGCCGGCTGTGTGGGCCGCGTGGGGCACGCTGATCGAAAAGCGGCCGTACCTGTTCGACGCGCTCGAGGAAATGCTCGCCATCGGCGAGGAGTTTCATGCGCAGTGGCTGACGTTCGGCCCCCGGTCGAAGGCCGGACACCCGCACCACCCGCTCTATCTCCGGCGCGACAGCGTGCCGGAGCCGTTTGACGTGCGCGCCTACTGCGCGGTGCAGCGCGCGCGCCTGAAATGA
- a CDS encoding DUF5714 domain-containing protein produces the protein MKEECLICGAPLEYLETDVQMQCEICRKKELAKTRCVNGHYVCSDCHMQGLDSIVELCLRETACDPIAIVERMMALPSCHMHGPEHHVMVGAALLTAYHNAGGDIDLSDALMEMLRRGKSVPGGACGFWGACGAGISTGMFVSIISGSTPLTDEPFALSHKMTAAALGQIGEIGGPRCCKRDSFLSILTAIDFVKEHFGIALQKPEVVCRYAAQNNQCIGKRCPFSAANRTAK, from the coding sequence ATGAAAGAGGAATGCCTGATCTGCGGCGCGCCGCTGGAATATCTGGAGACGGATGTGCAGATGCAGTGCGAGATCTGCCGCAAAAAGGAGCTCGCCAAGACGCGCTGCGTAAACGGGCACTACGTGTGCAGCGACTGCCATATGCAGGGGCTTGACAGCATCGTGGAGCTGTGCCTGCGGGAGACCGCGTGCGATCCGATCGCCATTGTCGAGCGGATGATGGCGCTGCCGAGCTGCCATATGCACGGGCCGGAGCACCATGTGATGGTCGGAGCGGCGCTGCTGACGGCGTATCACAACGCCGGCGGAGACATTGACCTTTCCGACGCGCTCATGGAGATGCTGCGCCGCGGCAAAAGCGTGCCCGGCGGCGCGTGCGGCTTCTGGGGCGCGTGCGGCGCGGGGATCAGCACGGGGATGTTCGTCTCGATCATCTCCGGGTCAACACCGCTGACCGACGAGCCGTTTGCGCTGTCGCACAAAATGACGGCGGCCGCGCTCGGGCAGATCGGTGAGATCGGCGGCCCGCGCTGCTGCAAGCGAGACTCTTTTCTGTCCATTCTCACGGCGATCGATTTTGTGAAGGAGCATTTCGGCATCGCACTGCAAAAGCCGGAGGTCGTGTGCCGTTACGCCGCGCAGAACAATCAGTGCATCGGAAAGCGCTGCCCCTTCAGCGCGGCAAACCGGACTGCGAAATGA
- the truA gene encoding tRNA pseudouridine(38-40) synthase TruA, whose amino-acid sequence MPNFRMTLSYDGTRYNGWQRQGNTPDTIQGRLEAALSDLLAQPVEVAGSGRTDAGVHARMQTASFRAKTDLPAPELLRQLRARLPGDIGVLTLEETAPRFHARLSCRGKTYVYRVWNSETPNVFERRYVCTLPQPLDTAAMQRAAAPLCGRHDYTSFCANRRMKKSAVRTVDTITVERRGEEVRLTFSGDGFLYHMVRILTGTLLEVGLGQRDADTMPDILAAHDRSAAGATAPARGLILWETRYAHTHPKTGKEKRE is encoded by the coding sequence ATGCCGAATTTTCGCATGACGCTCAGCTATGACGGCACGCGCTACAACGGCTGGCAGCGGCAGGGCAACACGCCGGACACCATTCAGGGGCGGCTCGAGGCCGCACTCAGCGACCTGCTGGCGCAGCCGGTCGAGGTCGCGGGCTCCGGCCGCACGGACGCGGGCGTGCACGCCCGGATGCAGACGGCGTCGTTCCGCGCGAAGACCGACCTGCCCGCGCCAGAGCTGCTGCGGCAGCTGCGTGCGCGCCTGCCGGGGGACATCGGCGTGCTCACGCTCGAGGAAACCGCGCCGCGCTTTCACGCGCGATTGTCCTGCCGCGGCAAGACGTATGTCTACCGCGTCTGGAACAGCGAGACGCCGAATGTGTTCGAGCGGCGCTATGTCTGCACCCTGCCGCAGCCGCTCGACACGGCGGCCATGCAGCGCGCGGCCGCTCCGCTGTGCGGCCGGCACGACTACACGTCGTTCTGCGCCAACCGGCGCATGAAAAAATCTGCCGTGCGCACGGTCGATACCATCACCGTCGAGCGGCGGGGCGAGGAAGTGCGCCTGACGTTCTCGGGCGATGGCTTTTTGTACCACATGGTGCGCATCCTCACCGGCACGCTGCTGGAGGTCGGGCTCGGGCAGCGGGACGCGGACACGATGCCGGACATTCTCGCCGCGCACGACCGCAGCGCCGCTGGCGCCACGGCGCCTGCCCGCGGGCTGATCCTGTGGGAGACGCGCTATGCGCACACACACCCCAAAACCGGAAAGGAGAAACGCGAATGA
- a CDS encoding SdpI family protein, with product MGFWIFMLIMDLLLPFTMIGFGRYFMKKAPKEINSVFGYRTSMSMKNKDTWEFAHKYCGKVWYVCGMVMLPITVIFMILVIGKNEDCVGSIGGIICGVQLVPLIGSILPTEIALKKNFDKNGTRR from the coding sequence ATGGGGTTTTGGATTTTTATGTTAATTATGGATTTGCTTCTTCCATTTACGATGATTGGTTTTGGAAGATATTTTATGAAAAAGGCTCCAAAGGAAATAAATTCAGTATTTGGATATCGGACTTCGATGTCTATGAAGAACAAAGACACATGGGAATTTGCTCATAAATATTGTGGTAAAGTCTGGTATGTCTGCGGAATGGTTATGTTGCCGATAACAGTAATATTCATGATTTTAGTGATTGGAAAAAATGAAGATTGTGTTGGGAGTATAGGAGGAATTATCTGTGGTGTTCAACTTGTTCCTTTAATTGGGTCTATTCTCCCAACAGAAATAGCATTAAAAAAGAATTTTGATAAGAATGGAACAAGACGATAA
- a CDS encoding AAA family ATPase: MEENKTKAKIIAVAGKGGVGKTSLCSAIVRELVEAFPGKRILAIDADPAVGLSTALGVHVEHTIDDIRNEVIETSERGEYRQAIEVLNEARFRIFDTMVECDGFAFLAIGRPEAAGCYCSVNSYLKEVISMLANDFDYVVIDGEAGIEQISRRVMEQVSHLVLVTDQSAKGVNVCREIKEAADDLITYERIGMIVNRVVDPSMNDLVKLDGVDVLAYIPTDPIHAANDIHGKSVFELPEDSNIMVGVHQALHNLGIF; encoded by the coding sequence ATGGAAGAAAACAAAACGAAAGCCAAGATCATCGCAGTCGCCGGCAAGGGCGGCGTCGGCAAGACCTCTCTGTGCTCGGCGATCGTCCGCGAGCTGGTGGAGGCCTTCCCCGGCAAGCGCATCCTCGCCATCGACGCAGACCCGGCCGTGGGCCTGTCCACGGCGCTGGGCGTGCACGTCGAGCACACGATCGACGACATCCGCAACGAAGTGATCGAGACCTCGGAGCGCGGCGAGTACCGCCAGGCCATCGAGGTGCTCAACGAGGCGCGCTTCCGCATCTTTGACACCATGGTCGAGTGCGACGGCTTCGCCTTCCTGGCCATCGGCCGTCCGGAGGCCGCCGGGTGCTACTGCTCGGTCAACTCCTACCTCAAGGAAGTCATCAGCATGCTCGCCAATGATTTCGATTATGTGGTCATCGACGGCGAGGCCGGCATCGAGCAGATCAGCCGCCGCGTCATGGAGCAGGTCTCGCACCTGGTCCTCGTCACCGACCAGAGCGCCAAGGGCGTGAACGTTTGCCGTGAGATCAAGGAGGCGGCCGATGACCTCATCACCTACGAGCGCATCGGCATGATCGTCAACCGCGTGGTCGACCCGAGCATGAACGATCTCGTCAAGCTCGACGGGGTGGACGTGCTCGCCTACATCCCCACCGATCCGATCCACGCTGCCAACGACATCCATGGCAAGAGCGTGTTCGAGCTGCCGGAGGACTCCAACATCATGGTCGGTGTCCACCAGGCGCTGCACAACCTGGGCATTTTTTGA
- a CDS encoding iron-only hydrogenase system regulator, translating to METRVALIGIIVENSESTAQLNALLHDAGQYIIGRMGLPYRAKGVSIISVVLDAPQDVISALAGRIGRLPGVSAKTAYSKPFPPAGD from the coding sequence ATGGAAACGCGCGTGGCGCTGATCGGCATCATCGTGGAAAACAGCGAGAGCACAGCGCAGCTCAACGCCCTGCTGCACGACGCGGGGCAGTACATCATCGGCCGCATGGGCCTGCCCTACCGCGCTAAGGGCGTCAGCATCATCAGCGTCGTGCTCGACGCGCCGCAGGACGTGATCTCCGCGCTCGCGGGGCGCATCGGCCGCCTGCCGGGCGTGAGCGCCAAGACCGCCTATTCCAAACCGTTCCCGCCCGCCGGGGACTGA